One Papaver somniferum cultivar HN1 chromosome 10, ASM357369v1, whole genome shotgun sequence genomic window carries:
- the LOC113317127 gene encoding uncharacterized protein LOC113317127 isoform X1, whose amino-acid sequence MDFIACCLYKLSPKITGNHRSHRFNIFTYKERNVSQVTCNIQKVGPSATQDTLKSLRSLDEGKTSIVTVRVTRKWEELDFMSTNDVTSIDMVIVDKRVVVESWSCDRKEFC is encoded by the exons ATGGATTTCATTGCCTGCTGCCTCTATAAATTATCTCCGAAAATCACAGGAAATCATCGATCTCACCGGTTCAACAT CTTCACATACAAAGAGAGAAATGTGTCTCAGGTTACCTGCAATATTCAGAAGGTTGGGCCCTCAGCCACACAGGACACACTCAAGAGCTTACGATCgcttgacgaaggaaaaacaaGCATCGTTACCGTCCGTGTTACCCGGAAATGGGAAGAACTGGACTTCATGTCGACCAACGACGTTACCAGCATTGATATGGTTATTGTTGATAAGCGG GTGGTGGTAGAATCTTGGAGTTGCGACAGAAAGGAATTTTGCTAG
- the LOC113317127 gene encoding uncharacterized protein LOC113317127 isoform X2, whose amino-acid sequence MDFIACCLYKLSPKITGNHRSHRFNIFTYKERNVSQVTCNIQKVGPSATQDTLKSLRSLDEGKTSIVTVRVTRKWEELDFMSTNDVTSIDMVIVDKRGEELHALIPKNLI is encoded by the exons ATGGATTTCATTGCCTGCTGCCTCTATAAATTATCTCCGAAAATCACAGGAAATCATCGATCTCACCGGTTCAACAT CTTCACATACAAAGAGAGAAATGTGTCTCAGGTTACCTGCAATATTCAGAAGGTTGGGCCCTCAGCCACACAGGACACACTCAAGAGCTTACGATCgcttgacgaaggaaaaacaaGCATCGTTACCGTCCGTGTTACCCGGAAATGGGAAGAACTGGACTTCATGTCGACCAACGACGTTACCAGCATTGATATGGTTATTGTTGATAAGCGG GGGGAAGAGTTACACGCCCTCATACCCAAAAATCTTATTTAG